From Nicotiana tabacum cultivar K326 chromosome 20, ASM71507v2, whole genome shotgun sequence, one genomic window encodes:
- the LOC107807116 gene encoding protein EARLY STARVATION 1, chloroplastic — translation MAAPSHRLTAPFGLKLKRLDVRIGVVKLQRKKISHSYGVKVQASSSTMPFASPQSRFASKQEQFFPRCTPRNSGPQSHDSPPKRDTGIANEKDWGINLQNENVNESGTNEDGSTWYRKSGEDIGDNGYRCRWTRMGGQSHDGTSEWKETWWEKSDWTGYKELGAEKSGKNAEGDSWLETWQEVLHQDEWSNLARIERSAQKQAKSGTENAGWYENWSEKYDAKGWTEKGAHKYGRLNEQSWWEKWGEQYDGRGSVLKWTDKWAETELGTKWGDKWEEKFFGGIGSRQGETWHASPSSERWSRTWGEEHFGNGKVHKFGKSTTGESWDMVVDEETYYEDEPHYGWADVVGDSSQLFSIQPREQPRGVYPNIDFGLSVPPDDESPPTR, via the exons ATGGCGGCGCCTTCCCACAGATTAACGGCGCCATTCGGTCTTAAGCTCAAAAGACTCGATGTTAGAATTGGAGTTGTAAAGTTGCAGCGGAAGAAGATTAGTCATAGTTATGGTGTAAAAGTCCAGGCTTCTTCTTCTACTATGCCCTTTGCGTCTCCACA ATCGCGATTTGCTTCAAAGCAAGAACAATTCTTTCCACGCTGCACCCCAAGAAATTCAGGCCCTCAGTCCCATGACTCTCCACCAAAACGAG ACACCGGTATCGCTAACGAGAAAGATTGGGGCATCAACCTGCAGAACGAGAATGTCAATGAATCTGGGACTAATGAAGATGGCAGTACTTGGTATCGGAAGAGTGGAGAAGATATTGGTGACAATGGATACCGATGCCGATGGACAAGGATGGGTGGGCAGAGCCATGATGGTACCTCAGAATGGAAAGAAACG TGGTGGGAAAAAAGCGACTGGACTGGTTACAAAGAACTAG GTgcagaaaaatctggaaaaaatgCTGAAGGAGATTCGTGGTTGGAAACATGGCAGGAAGTTCTTCACCAAGACGAGTGGAG CAATCTAGCTAGGATAGAAAGGAGTGCACAAAAACAAGCAAAATCAGGCACAGAGAACGCCGGGTGGTATGAGAATTG GTCGGAAAAATATGACGCAAAGGGTTGGACAGAGAAAGGGGCCCACAAGTATGGTAGACTAAATGAACAGTCATGGTGGGAGAAATGGGGAGAGCAATATGATGGAAGAGGATCTGTCCTTAAATG GACGGACAAGTGGGCAGAAACTGAACTGGGAACGAAATGGGGAGATAAATGGGAGGAGAAATTTTTTGGCGGCATTGGTTCACGACAAGGGGAGACTTGGCATGCATCACCCAGCAGTGAAA GGTGGTCAAGGACATGGGGAGAGGAGCACTTTGGAAATGG CAAAGTGCACAAATTTGGCAAGAGCACAACAGGCGAAAGCTGGGACATGGTTGTAGATGAAGAAACGTATTATGA GGATGAACCTCACTATGGGTGGGCAGACGTGGTTGGTGATTCAAGCCAGTTGTTCTCTATACAACCTCGAGAACAACCTCGTGGTGTGTATCCAAATATTGATTTTGGTTTGTCTGTGCCTCCAGACGATGAGTCCCCTCCAACTAGGTGA